Genomic window (Bacillus vallismortis):
AAGGCGAATAAATTTATTGCAATTTATAAAGACATCGCACAGCAAATTGAAGGCGGCCGGTGGAAAGCGGAGGAGATTCTTCCGTCTGAACATGAGTTGACCGCACAGTACGGTACATCGAGAGAAACGGTCCGAAAGGCGCTTCACATGCTTGCGCAAAACGGCTATATCCAGAAAATCAGAGGGAAGGGCTCCGTCGTTCTCAACCGTGAAAAAATGCAGTTTCCCGTCTCGGGCCTTGTCAGTTTCAAGGAGCTCGCGCAAACACTTGGCAAAGAAACGAAAACAACTGTACACAAATTCGGGCTCGGGCCTCCGTCAGAGCTGATCCAAAAACAGCTCCGTGCTAACTCGGATGAGGACATCTGGGAAGTCATCAGGTCAAGAAAGATTGACGGAGAACATGTGATTTTGGACAAGGATTACTTTTTCAGAAAGCATGTGCCCCACCTGACGAAAGAAATTTGTGAGAACTCTATATATGAATATATAGAAGGAGAGCTCGGTCTTTCGATCAGTTATGCGCAAAAAGAAATTGTAGCCGAGCCGTGTACGGATGAGGACAGGGAGCTGCTTGATTTACGAGGTTATGACCATATGGTCGTGGTGAGAAACTACGTCTTTTTGGAGGATACGAGTCTCTTTCAATATACGGAAAGCAGACACCGCCTGGACAAATTCCGGTTTGTCGATTTTGCGCGGCGGGGAAAATGAGAAAGGCGCCTGCCTGCGGCAGCGCGCTTTTTTTGTTTGGTATCAAAATTGATACTATCCAACAAAAATGTGCGTACTTTTACTTTTTGCGATA
Coding sequences:
- the treR gene encoding trehalose operon repressor — translated: MKANKFIAIYKDIAQQIEGGRWKAEEILPSEHELTAQYGTSRETVRKALHMLAQNGYIQKIRGKGSVVLNREKMQFPVSGLVSFKELAQTLGKETKTTVHKFGLGPPSELIQKQLRANSDEDIWEVIRSRKIDGEHVILDKDYFFRKHVPHLTKEICENSIYEYIEGELGLSISYAQKEIVAEPCTDEDRELLDLRGYDHMVVVRNYVFLEDTSLFQYTESRHRLDKFRFVDFARRGK